CCGGCGAGCCCGTCACGGGTTCGGTCGATGTGTCGGTGGCAGCAGCATGATCGAGCGCCGAAGGCCCGTGGTCACTCATGCCGCCATTTCATGTCAGCCAAGCGTCGCCGCGGCATACACGAGGTGAACGCACGGTGAACGGCGGACTGCCTCGTGATGATCCGGGGGGCCCTGGCGCACCGTCGACCGGTGCGCCCTCAGGACGACGTCTCCGGGGTCGGCGGCTCGACGCGCACGAGCAGGCCCGCCCGCGTCCCGGCGTACACGGCCTCGTCCGACGCCGCCAGCGCGGTGATCCTGCCAAACCCGGACGCCCGCCAGACCTCGAAGCCGGTGGCCAGGTCGAGGCCGTGCGCCCGGCCGTCGACGTCACTGACGACGAGCTGGGCAGCGGTGCCTGCCGCGACCGGCGTCAGGTCCCGCGGCGCGTCGAAGGTCCACCGTGTCGCGCCGTTCTCGATCGCCAGCGCGGTCACGTCCGCGCCGATCACTGCGAGCGTGTCGCGGACCGCGACGATGGTCGGCGGCACCTCGTCGATCCCCGCGACGGCCTCGCACCAGCGCAGCTCGCCGTCGGCGGGGTCGTACGCGCAGACCTCGCCGGCCCGTGACGCGACGGCGACGACGTCGGGCAGGACCGCCAGCGAGTCGAGCCACGGTTCGGTGACCGCGACCTGCCAGCGCGCGCCGGCGGCGGCAGGGCTCCCGGCGTCGGCGCGTGGCCCCTCGGCGTCGACCACCCAGAGCCTGTCGCTGTCGAGCATGGCCACCGTGCCGTCGAGCGCGACGACGGAGGCACCGTTGTCGATCCTGGCGTCTCCGCCGTCGTAGGACCACAGCAGGCGGCCAGTCGCGGCGTCGACCGCCTGCAGCTCCGGTGCGAGGCGACCGACACCCACGCCGTAGATCGTGCCGTCCGAGGTCGCGAGCGTGTTGATCGGCGCCACGATGTCGGACTTCTCCCACAGCAGGACGCCGTCGGCCGTGGCCAGTGCGCGGAACTTCGCCGCACGCAGTGCAACGGCCACGTCGGTGGCCACGACGTCGGTCAGGACACCGACGTCGACCGGCCACGACCACGACGTGGCACCACCCTCAGCATCGACCACGAGCACACGGTGGGGCGCGGAGGCGACCACCGTGTCGTCGATGACCTGCACGTCGTAGACGGGCTCGTCGGCGACGGCACGGTGCCAGCGTGCACCGGCGGCCGCCGGCCTGTCACGCGACTGTGCCACCGAGCCCGCGACGACCGGCCCTGCACGGTCGGTGCTGCGGTCGACGACAGCGAGCCCGCGGTCGCGCACGATGGTCACGAACGCCAGGGTGCTGACGATCCCCGCCAGCACGAGCATCGCCGCCACGGGCCAGCCCAGCGCCGGCCATCCGCGACCCCCCAGGCGCAGCCCCCTGCGGTGACGCTCCCCAGGGACATCGGCGGCGGGCGCGGCCGTGCCGCCCGATGCTTCTGGCTCGTCGGGCCAGGTCACGCCCCCCGAGCGCACACCCCCGCCGGGAGCCGTCGACCGGGACGGGGTCCGCAGCGCAGCGGTGTGGCCCGTCGCGCGGAGCAGGTCGACGCAGGTCGAGTGCCGACCATCGGGCGACTTGGCCATCCCGGCCGTCAACGCACCTGGCAGCGCGCGGTCGTCGGCGTCGGCCGGCGCGGTCGGCGCGACGGCGAACAGGTGCGCGCCGAAGAGGCCGGCTGCGGTGTCCCGGCGGAACGGCGGATGTCCCGTGACGCAGTGGTACAGCGCACAGGCCAGCGCGTACTGGTCGGCTCGCCCGTCGACGGCCTCGCCCCGCAGATGCTCCGGCGACACGTA
The sequence above is a segment of the Euzebyales bacterium genome. Coding sequences within it:
- a CDS encoding PQQ-binding-like beta-propeller repeat protein, which translates into the protein MTEVGASFAGYRVEQLLSTDTVSSIYRAVRNGQRRRTSRPLSLRVTNELCVADRPDADAIAAYIRSVSAAVKVAHPALVPIADAGDHDDRAYVATALVDGVTLDRHVRYIGRLAPDDAVALLRDLALALDAAHAAGVVHGAISPRTIRIRRGAGGVPVAVLDGFGVDTLLARQARIDRAVIDVHDVVYVSPEHLRGEAVDGRADQYALACALYHCVTGHPPFRRDTAAGLFGAHLFAVAPTAPADADDRALPGALTAGMAKSPDGRHSTCVDLLRATGHTAALRTPSRSTAPGGGVRSGGVTWPDEPEASGGTAAPAADVPGERHRRGLRLGGRGWPALGWPVAAMLVLAGIVSTLAFVTIVRDRGLAVVDRSTDRAGPVVAGSVAQSRDRPAAAGARWHRAVADEPVYDVQVIDDTVVASAPHRVLVVDAEGGATSWSWPVDVGVLTDVVATDVAVALRAAKFRALATADGVLLWEKSDIVAPINTLATSDGTIYGVGVGRLAPELQAVDAATGRLLWSYDGGDARIDNGASVVALDGTVAMLDSDRLWVVDAEGPRADAGSPAAAGARWQVAVTEPWLDSLAVLPDVVAVASRAGEVCAYDPADGELRWCEAVAGIDEVPPTIVAVRDTLAVIGADVTALAIENGATRWTFDAPRDLTPVAAGTAAQLVVSDVDGRAHGLDLATGFEVWRASGFGRITALAASDEAVYAGTRAGLLVRVEPPTPETSS